The Flavivirga eckloniae genomic interval CTGGAAAGGCATCATGATCGAAGTTTTTATCTTGAAGCACCACTTCTTTACCCCATTCTATACCTTTATTATAGTAGTAGGCGGCAAGTTTAGGTCTGTATTCCTTAAAAGCAGGCATGTCCAGCATAAAGTCGAACCATAAAATATCTGGTTGATAGTTGTCTATCAAATCAACTGTACGATTCCACCAAAGCTTTTTAAATTCTTCAGAAACAGGTTCTTTAGGGTCTTTTCCTTTCTTAGAGTATAGATCGGCGTTTTCAGGATCTACGGTGTCAAAAGTATCTTTCTTATTAAAAAAAGACCAGTTGAAAGCATAATGGGACGATGCTCCCATAATCATGCCTTTGCTTCGCCCTTCTTTAAACAATTCGCCTAAAATATCTCTTTTAGGTCCCATGTTTACAGAATTCCAACGTGTGGTGTTCGATTTGTACATGGCAAATCCGTCATGGTGATCAGCTACAGGAACAACATACTTAGCTCCAGATTTTTTAAACAGATCTATCCATTCTGCAGCATTAAACTTTTCAGCTTTAAACATAGGAATAAAGTCCTTATACCCAAATTCCTTTGGGTTTCCATATGTTTTTACATGATGTTTGTATTCTTCTGTAGGTCCTTCTCGTTCAACTCTTAAGGTGGCACTTAGTCTGTTTTCGTCCATGTACATGTTACGCGGATACCATTCAGAACCAAATGCAGGAACAGCATATACTCCCCAGTGTATAAATATTCCAAATTTTTGATTGTTAAACCATTCAGGGTCTTTATAATGTTTTTTTATAGATTCCCAATTAGGCTGATATACTTGAATTGAATCCTTCTCGGTGACTTGAGCAATTTTTTTGTCATTTTTTGATCCACATGACATCAAAAAGACGAGAGAGAGTATTAAAAGTAATTGATATTTTTTAAAAGACATAAGGTATTTTTTTAATAATGTTTTTGGTTAGAGACTATGTGAATTTTTATTATCAGTTTCTGTTGCTAATGTCTAATTTTGTTGGGTTTTGTAAAGTGTCGAATGTTGAAAACTATATAACAAATGGGTTTTTATTTTTTTTATAAAGCTAAATAAATGGGTGTTATCTTGTTCATTTACAGTATTTTCGTACTTTTTATATGATAATTTCTGTTTTTTAAAGGCTATACCAAATTTAAATCGCGAAAAAAAAGTAGGATTTAAAAGTTTTATGTGTTAATCGTTATTTTATACTCTTTATTAGTTGGGTTAACTTTTTTGAAATGGTAATATGTTCCTCAACTTTTGGGTGCCCCTCCGAATTTTTATATGGCACAAAACAGGTATGAATTTTTTTGTCATTTAGGTTGCTAACTGCTTTTTGAACATAATTCATCCAAGGCGAACTTTTTTTAGTTATATCCATATTGCCCAGAACACACACCATGTTAGCAGTAGGGTTTTTGTCTCGTAGTATTTTTATAAAAGTACTGTATGCCTGTACAATTTGTTCTTCGTTGGGCTTTTCGTTTTTAAACCTTCGTTTAAACTCTTCGTGCTCGGGGTGGTTTACAATCCAGGAATCATTTTGAAATAGGTTAACAACCATGATGTCTGCTTGTTTCTTGGAAAAATCCCATTTGCTGTTGGCATCATTCGGATTGAGTCTATAATACATTTCGGGCATAATCATATTAAACCAGCTTACCATAATTCCTATACCTCCTCGTGCAATACAAGCATATTCCGCATTAATGTTGCGAGCCGTCATGGCGGCATACGTGTTATAGTTGTTGGTAACGTTGCCTTCTGGTTTGTCTTCTCCCGAATAATCTTCATTGCCATGCCCTGTTGTAATTGAATCGCCATAAAATTCAATGAAAATGGGCTTTTCTTTATCTGCCGGAAGTATTTGAGACCCCATAATGTCGAAACCATAAAAACGAGTAGTTCCGTAAGTCCATTCGTTTCTTTTGGTTAGTTCAACCGAATGTTTGCCAAAAGGTAAATTCTCAGCAAGTGTATAAGTGTGCTTTCCCGCGCTTAGTTTTAAGGTTTCAAACTCGGTACCATCAATAATAATGTTGAAATAATTTTCGCCGTTTTCATCTTCTAAAGTTGCTTTTGCCGTAGTTCCTTCAAAATTAATTTTAATTGATGATCCAGACCAATATATTTCTGAAGCTGTATTACCTTCATTTTGACCGATTCGTCCCTCGTATGTTATTCTTTTATCTGTATGGCTAACCGAGATTAAATGGGAAGTTTTACAGCTAACTAGTAAGAACAGTATTATGGAATAAGCTACGATGTTTTTCATTATTTAAGTTGTTTTAAAATGAATCCATTCAACCAAAGATGACCATTTTCGAGGTTCTTGAACGCTATTTTAACCTGGTCTCCGTTAGATTTAATAATCGATTTAATATGTAAAGGCTTGCGCTCTCCTGTGTTGTTGTTTATATAGTAATTTACAATATGATCGTCTGCAATCTTTGTTAATTTACCATTGTCATCGTTAATGGTAACTTCAATTTTATTGGCTAATTTCTTGTCGCCTATTCTGGTATGGTGGTATGTTTCCAGATAATAATTGCCAGCTTTAAGATTGGAAATAGTTAACTCTAAATTCCCTTTTTCGTTATACAGACCATCTGTACCTACAAAACTCAAATCGCCTAACATGGCTGCATTATCACCAAACCATTTTATATTTTCACTATTGTTAGCGTTAACTTTTATATGGGCATTGTAATCGGAAATGGTATAGGTTAGGTCTTCGTTAGAATGCCCCGCCCATGCATCCCATTCAAATTGGACTAACTGGTTTTCTCCGCCAATATCTACTTTCGAAATAGGGTAGTTATAAATCGGTTTAGCCGAATTTTCTAATTCATTAGGATTGTATTTTTTAGTAGCTATTGAAGCTGTATTAGGCTTTAACCCTTTAGATTTTGCTGTAACCTTAATCGTTCCAACATAATCTGTAGCTCTAACATAAATTGACGCCACACCGTTGTATGCTACAGCTGGGTTGGCATAAATTTTACCATTATCGACTAATTCGCCTTCTCCCGAAATTGAAAATTCAACATTGTTTTTGGCAGAAGTTACCGTTTCACCGTTTTTATCTATAATATAAGCATGTGCCAATCTTAAGTCGGATCCGCCTGTATAAAAAGGTTGGTCTGTAATATTGAATTCAACTTTTATACGATAAGGCGTTTGTTGTTTTTCTCTTGTATGCGAGGTGATTGCTTTTCCATGATTATAACCAACAGCTTTTAATTGACCATCTTTCCAATTGTAATTAAAAGTGAACGAGGGGTGATTTAAGCTCGATTTAATTAAATCGCTATCTGGCTTTTGGGAAGCAATAGGCTTGTTGTTATGATATAATTTCACCTCCTGACAGTTACTATAAATACGAACTTTGCCATTTGTTGAAGCAGTTTCGTCTCCAATATGAACTATAGGGTTTTGTACTAATTCTGATTGATACCAATAATAAACAGGCTTTGGAATTCTATAAGCCGATAAGATGCCATAAGTTGTCATATAATCCCTTTCAACCTTATCCATGTTTTTTTGCAGGTGATTATAATCGGCACCTAACCAGGCAATAGCAGCAATATTGTTTTTATTGGCTTTGTATCTAGAAATGTGAAATTGATTGGTTTCAGAATTAGGAGAACAACCATGTTCCATAACCATAGTAAAGGCCGATTCGGGAAACTCAGACCTTCTATAATCCATGGTAGCATGAATATCTGTAATGCCCTCGTTTTTAACACCGTTCCAAGCACTGGAAGCAGAAGCAGTTAACCTAAAAGGGTCTTCCTCTTTAGCTACGGTTTGCATTCTTGGTACAGGTCCTCTATGGTTTATCCCAGCTCCCCAAAACATGATAGAAGGGTGGTTTCTGTGGTTACGTATCATAACCCTGGTGGCAGTATCTAACTTATCAAACCAGGCTTTATCGTCCCATTCTATCCAAGTGGAGACTTCTTCGTAAACAATTATACCCAGTTCATCACAGGCTTGTATAAAAGCATCATCTTGTGTGTAATGCGATAATCTTATAATATTCAAGCCAGCTTTTTTGTATTGCAATGCTTCGTTACGATGAAATGAATTTGGAACAGCATCCCCAATAACCGGATAGTTTTGATGTCGGTTGGCACCTACTAAAAATAAGGGCTCCCCATTTAGAACAAAACCTTTGCCTTTTTCTAACGAAAAAGTTCTAAAACCAAAGGTGTTTTCTACAAAATCAACTGGAGTATCATCATCGTATATTACGGAATAGGCTCTATATAAATATGGCGAATCAGGCGACCATAAATTAAAATTATCCTCAATGGTGGTCGTTTGCCTAAACGTATAATTGGTATTTGGGTTAATATTTGCAGAGCTGGTTAGTTTTTTAAGCACATAGCCATTGGAATCGATAATATAGGTTTCTATTCTACATGTTTTTAATTCAGGGTTTTCGTTAGCCACTGTTGTTTTTACAGAAACGGTTCCATTGTTTTTGTTTACGGTTGGTGTTGTAATGTGCACCCCAGCATCAAAATCTTCCC includes:
- a CDS encoding alpha-L-fucosidase — translated: MSFKKYQLLLILSLVFLMSCGSKNDKKIAQVTEKDSIQVYQPNWESIKKHYKDPEWFNNQKFGIFIHWGVYAVPAFGSEWYPRNMYMDENRLSATLRVEREGPTEEYKHHVKTYGNPKEFGYKDFIPMFKAEKFNAAEWIDLFKKSGAKYVVPVADHHDGFAMYKSNTTRWNSVNMGPKRDILGELFKEGRSKGMIMGASSHYAFNWSFFNKKDTFDTVDPENADLYSKKGKDPKEPVSEEFKKLWWNRTVDLIDNYQPDILWFDFMLDMPAFKEYRPKLAAYYYNKGIEWGKEVVLQDKNFDHDAFPEGTVIYDLERGKLPGIRALPWQTDTSIGKNSWCHVSNWESKTANQLIDDLVDIVSKNGNLLLNVGPKADGTIPDDQKDILLEIGDWLSTNGDAIYNTKYWKVFGEGPTEVGTGHHSEGGNKEFTGQDIRFTQKDGKLYAIMMAWPKNNKVSIKSVKKAEDAVSKVKMLGSDADIKWSQDDTGLHVEMPQQKPGKHAFVLEITL
- a CDS encoding SGNH/GDSL hydrolase family protein, with the protein product MKNIVAYSIILFLLVSCKTSHLISVSHTDKRITYEGRIGQNEGNTASEIYWSGSSIKINFEGTTAKATLEDENGENYFNIIIDGTEFETLKLSAGKHTYTLAENLPFGKHSVELTKRNEWTYGTTRFYGFDIMGSQILPADKEKPIFIEFYGDSITTGHGNEDYSGEDKPEGNVTNNYNTYAAMTARNINAEYACIARGGIGIMVSWFNMIMPEMYYRLNPNDANSKWDFSKKQADIMVVNLFQNDSWIVNHPEHEEFKRRFKNEKPNEEQIVQAYSTFIKILRDKNPTANMVCVLGNMDITKKSSPWMNYVQKAVSNLNDKKIHTCFVPYKNSEGHPKVEEHITISKKLTQLIKSIK
- a CDS encoding glycoside hydrolase family 2 protein gives rise to the protein MHKFKLASLFFFFAALLIAQTNNLPKGYLNTDRTKTNINENWKFYLGSPDKHPGSIDFDDSKWEKVSIPHTLELVSYELDSINETWVQENYLRKIGWYRKSIKIDSDHSKKVFIEFEGVHNATELWVNGKNIGTYAVNGYIPFHFDITDHVRFGKENIIAIKADNSFNKTIAPDPHRSDYVKFGGLYRDVYLVTSNKLHVTFNWEDFDAGVHITTPTVNKNNGTVSVKTTVANENPELKTCRIETYIIDSNGYVLKKLTSSANINPNTNYTFRQTTTIEDNFNLWSPDSPYLYRAYSVIYDDDTPVDFVENTFGFRTFSLEKGKGFVLNGEPLFLVGANRHQNYPVIGDAVPNSFHRNEALQYKKAGLNIIRLSHYTQDDAFIQACDELGIIVYEEVSTWIEWDDKAWFDKLDTATRVMIRNHRNHPSIMFWGAGINHRGPVPRMQTVAKEEDPFRLTASASSAWNGVKNEGITDIHATMDYRRSEFPESAFTMVMEHGCSPNSETNQFHISRYKANKNNIAAIAWLGADYNHLQKNMDKVERDYMTTYGILSAYRIPKPVYYWYQSELVQNPIVHIGDETASTNGKVRIYSNCQEVKLYHNNKPIASQKPDSDLIKSSLNHPSFTFNYNWKDGQLKAVGYNHGKAITSHTREKQQTPYRIKVEFNITDQPFYTGGSDLRLAHAYIIDKNGETVTSAKNNVEFSISGEGELVDNGKIYANPAVAYNGVASIYVRATDYVGTIKVTAKSKGLKPNTASIATKKYNPNELENSAKPIYNYPISKVDIGGENQLVQFEWDAWAGHSNEDLTYTISDYNAHIKVNANNSENIKWFGDNAAMLGDLSFVGTDGLYNEKGNLELTISNLKAGNYYLETYHHTRIGDKKLANKIEVTINDDNGKLTKIADDHIVNYYINNNTGERKPLHIKSIIKSNGDQVKIAFKNLENGHLWLNGFILKQLK